The following nucleotide sequence is from Methanococcus voltae.
GATAAGATTTTAAAAATAAATGGTAGAAATTTTAAAGTTTTATATGCCGATAACTTCATAGATAGGGCTCGTGGACTAATGTTTAAAGATATATTAGTTAATGAAGCGTTAATTTTTAAATACGTGTTTAGAAAGATACATGTACACACTTATTTTATGAAATATCCGATATATGTAATCTTTTTAAATGATGGCAAGGTAGTTGATTTTACACATTTGAAACCTTGGAGCACCTATCAATCCAAAGAATATTCAAATATGATGATAGAGTTTAAAGATGCAAGCTTTATTAAATAATTATTTTAACCTAACTTTACTTATTACAGATTATTTTATCAACTGAAATAATAACATCTTTATTTTTTACTTTTAAGTTATTATCGTCTATTAAAATAATATCTCCATCTTTCACGTCACCTAAAATATCTATTTCATAATATAATGTAGGATTTTCACAAATCCTGTCGATTGCAAGGTATTCGTCATAAAGTTTTAATTTTCCGTTTTTAATATGCCCTATTTCGCCTTGAGTAGCTATTTTTTTCTCAATAAGCATTAATTTTTGTACTTTAATTATTTGATTTTTTAAATCATTTCTATAATCTACTAATTCATCCAACTCTTTTGCAATAATTTTTTCTAAATTCACGTAGTTAAAGTTTGAGTATGAATCAACATCACTACTTGAAGAGGGGGCATCTATATTTGATAATATATTTTTAAAGAGTTTTTCAATTTTTAAAATATCGCCTGATTTTATTATATTTACGTTTTTTTGTAATTCAACCTGAACCAGACTTTTTAAATGTTTATTTCCAAAAATTATAATTCCAGAGCCTTTTTTTAACTCCTTTTCCGTAATTTTATCATCAATTATTTTAACAAGTGCACAACTATTTTTTGATAGGTACATTCTTTTCCTTTTAGATTGATTGCTTATAGTCTTAACTTCCCCCATTAAACAACCGTCTAATTTTTTTACTTTATCCTGGGCATCTGTAATGTGT
It contains:
- a CDS encoding DUF192 domain-containing protein, translating into MSNVNNDFEENYYENLSNNVIRREFPKVTILDNLNEDIGKNDKILKINGRNFKVLYADNFIDRARGLMFKDILVNEALIFKYVFRKIHVHTYFMKYPIYVIFLNDGKVVDFTHLKPWSTYQSKEYSNMMIEFKDASFIK
- a CDS encoding DUF2121 domain-containing protein — translated: MSVIIGYYGTNGSAIAGDKRNILFRGSEGNREKLESLLYEGKLKNDEELKEKALEYGVNVHITDAQDKVKKLDGCLMGEVKTISNQSKRKRMYLSKNSCALVKIIDDKITEKELKKGSGIIIFGNKHLKSLVQVELQKNVNIIKSGDILKIEKLFKNILSNIDAPSSSSDVDSYSNFNYVNLEKIIAKELDELVDYRNDLKNQIIKVQKLMLIEKKIATQGEIGHIKNGKLKLYDEYLAIDRICENPTLYYEIDILGDVKDGDIILIDDNNLKVKNKDVIISVDKIICNK